The following proteins are encoded in a genomic region of Alistipes shahii WAL 8301:
- a CDS encoding TlpA disulfide reductase family protein, translating into MNRICPTILAAVALSGCGGPNYTLSGRADLAPGDTLRLCSPYENDSVLATTVIRRDSSFRIRGHVSEPTIANLTHNDRRIGAPILLEAADIRLEPTGDVRGFQFTGTPLNDAFNAMNAAQVSLGNVLQALENEPDTPERRRKLDSLGRIYRQIPGDALEANRDNLLGAFLYARRTDADPAKPRERLAQFPAQLQNHPVLASVRREIEAVERSSVGRPYMDLTLKDADGETVALSSLAGPGRWVLLDFWATWCGPCCREIPYLKEAYAAFSGRGFSIYAVSIDHDAARWQRFLAENDLPWTNVLSSGCGRQSPAAAMYGIRFIPSNFLISPDGVIVARNLPGRQLQSRLEELMK; encoded by the coding sequence ATGAACAGAATTTGCCCGACAATCCTCGCCGCCGTGGCGCTATCCGGCTGCGGAGGCCCCAATTACACCCTTTCGGGCAGGGCAGACCTCGCTCCGGGCGACACGCTCCGCCTGTGCTCGCCCTACGAGAACGACTCGGTGCTGGCCACGACGGTCATACGCCGCGACAGTTCGTTCCGCATCCGCGGACACGTCTCCGAACCGACGATCGCCAACCTGACGCACAACGACCGCCGTATCGGGGCGCCGATCCTGCTCGAAGCGGCCGACATCCGGCTCGAGCCCACGGGCGACGTACGCGGCTTCCAGTTCACCGGAACGCCGCTCAACGATGCATTCAACGCCATGAATGCCGCGCAGGTATCGCTCGGCAACGTCCTGCAGGCACTGGAAAACGAACCGGACACACCCGAGCGCAGGCGGAAACTCGACTCGCTGGGACGGATTTACCGGCAGATTCCCGGCGACGCGCTGGAAGCCAACCGCGACAACCTGCTGGGCGCATTCCTCTACGCCCGCCGCACCGATGCGGACCCGGCGAAGCCCCGCGAACGGCTCGCGCAGTTCCCCGCCCAATTGCAGAACCACCCCGTGCTGGCGAGCGTACGGCGCGAGATCGAAGCCGTCGAACGCTCGTCCGTCGGCCGACCCTACATGGACCTCACGCTGAAAGACGCCGACGGAGAGACCGTCGCCCTCTCGTCGCTCGCAGGACCCGGCCGCTGGGTGCTGCTCGACTTCTGGGCCACGTGGTGCGGTCCCTGCTGCCGGGAAATCCCCTACCTGAAAGAAGCCTATGCCGCATTCAGCGGACGCGGATTTTCGATCTACGCGGTGTCGATCGACCACGATGCGGCACGCTGGCAGCGGTTTCTCGCCGAAAACGACCTGCCGTGGACGAACGTGCTGTCCTCCGGCTGCGGCAGGCAAAGCCCTGCCGCAGCAATGTACGGCATCCGCTTCATTCCGTCGAATTTCCTGATCTCGCCCGACGGCGTGATCGTCGCCCGCAACCTTCCCGGCAGGCAATTGCAGTCCCGGCTGGAGGAATTGATGAAATAG
- a CDS encoding TlpA disulfide reductase family protein codes for MKNLLTTALAALLCSCGGANYTITGRYELPPGDSVYLLASDNTVLAAGVVNADTTVSLQGTVTTPDLVFLANAKRTNHPAWLFLEPGKIRIEKYDPAFGYVVCGTPLNDRKKAFDEAMYAFGDKLRKGSPGQSLQAILAEMNALYTRTVDANLDNVFGAWVFNSYEFQNIKDNPEKVKARLAQFTPGIQAHPMLKKSQDASQATARSAVGQPYTDFSCKNAAGETIALSSLTGPGRWVLLDFWATWCTPCMNEVPHLKKAYETFHAKGFEIYGVSLDTDLTRWENIIGEQGMNWINVAQKKGGGFDPTALYAVSSIPANFLISPEGKIVAKNLRGEHLEEKLAEVLK; via the coding sequence ATGAAAAACCTTCTGACCACCGCCCTCGCCGCCCTGCTATGCAGTTGCGGAGGCGCAAACTACACCATCACAGGCCGCTACGAACTGCCTCCGGGCGACTCGGTCTATCTGCTGGCTTCCGACAACACGGTGCTCGCCGCCGGTGTCGTGAACGCCGACACGACCGTTTCGCTGCAAGGGACCGTTACGACTCCCGACCTGGTTTTCCTGGCCAACGCGAAGCGAACCAACCACCCCGCCTGGCTTTTCCTCGAACCCGGAAAAATCCGAATCGAGAAATACGATCCCGCATTCGGCTATGTCGTCTGCGGAACACCGCTCAACGACCGGAAAAAAGCATTCGACGAAGCGATGTACGCCTTCGGAGACAAACTCCGCAAAGGCTCCCCGGGGCAGTCGCTCCAAGCGATCCTGGCCGAAATGAATGCACTCTATACCCGAACCGTAGACGCCAACCTCGACAATGTTTTCGGAGCCTGGGTCTTCAACAGCTACGAATTCCAGAACATCAAGGACAATCCCGAAAAAGTCAAAGCCCGGCTGGCGCAATTCACCCCCGGAATACAAGCGCATCCGATGTTGAAAAAGTCGCAGGATGCCTCCCAGGCCACCGCACGGAGCGCTGTCGGCCAACCCTATACCGATTTTTCCTGTAAAAACGCCGCCGGAGAGACCATTGCGCTCTCGTCACTCACAGGTCCCGGCCGCTGGGTGCTGCTCGACTTCTGGGCCACATGGTGTACGCCCTGCATGAACGAAGTGCCCCATTTGAAGAAAGCCTACGAAACCTTTCACGCCAAAGGCTTTGAAATCTACGGCGTATCGCTCGACACGGACCTGACCCGTTGGGAAAACATCATCGGCGAACAAGGCATGAACTGGATCAATGTGGCACAGAAAAAAGGCGGAGGATTCGATCCAACAGCGCTCTATGCCGTCAGTTCCATCCCCGCAAACTTCCTGATCTCACCCGAAGGTAAAATCGTAGCGAAGAACCTGCGCGGCGAACACCTCGAAGAAAAACTCGCAGAAGTACTCAAATAA
- the ruvC gene encoding crossover junction endodeoxyribonuclease RuvC, whose translation MKSVEKYRIMGIDPGTNYMGYGVLEIEGRTVRSVVLGDIDLHKLPDPYAKLRYIFERVGALVDEYAPREVALESPFFGENVQSMLKLGRAQGVAMAAALSRGIDVFEYAPMRIKQSITGRGSAAKEQVASIVCRTLAIDRPPKRLDATDGMAVALCHYFTSASPLNAALGDERVKGLGGGKKAASKGGSQSWEQFLKKNPDREIK comes from the coding sequence ATGAAATCCGTCGAGAAATACAGAATCATGGGCATCGACCCCGGCACGAACTACATGGGTTACGGCGTGCTGGAGATCGAGGGGCGCACGGTGCGCTCGGTGGTGCTGGGCGACATCGACCTGCATAAGCTCCCCGACCCCTACGCCAAACTGCGTTACATTTTCGAGCGCGTGGGAGCGCTGGTCGACGAGTACGCCCCGCGCGAAGTGGCGCTGGAGTCGCCGTTCTTCGGCGAGAACGTGCAGTCGATGCTCAAGCTGGGACGGGCGCAGGGCGTGGCCATGGCCGCAGCGTTGAGCCGCGGCATCGACGTTTTCGAATATGCCCCGATGCGCATCAAACAGTCGATCACGGGCCGCGGATCGGCCGCCAAGGAGCAGGTGGCCTCCATCGTCTGCCGCACGCTCGCCATCGACCGCCCTCCCAAGCGGCTCGACGCCACGGACGGCATGGCCGTCGCCCTGTGCCACTACTTCACCTCGGCCAGTCCGCTCAACGCCGCGCTGGGCGACGAACGCGTCAAGGGGCTCGGAGGCGGCAAAAAAGCCGCCTCCAAGGGCGGCTCGCAGAGCTGGGAGCAATTCCTGAAAAAGAATCCCGACCGGGAGATCAAATAA
- a CDS encoding TlpA disulfide reductase family protein produces the protein MKKILILAAAAAVLCSCANKNKYVVDGKVEGANSMVYLFDEKDNILDSAAVTNGVFRFEGVAEKPQTAILRDARDDGATFGAMLILEPGTINVTDDAQNPYRKKVTGTPANDASDAYATAGSALVQEFRNPETTAERREAIEQEYEQLTRTVLDQNRDNLFGVMLLSQQLGYELSGQELLDEIAKFPAEMQQTDALVRLKENAEQMIKTDIGQPFIDIAQPNADGEQVSLESVVRNPANKYVLLDFWASWCGPCMGEVPHLKKTYDEFRKKGFEIYGVSFDEDRGDWLGAVEQNGMNWLHVSEVKGFDNQAAKDYAIQGIPSNFLIDGQGTIVARNLRGEALYEKISELLAQ, from the coding sequence ATGAAAAAAATCCTGATCCTCGCAGCGGCGGCAGCCGTGTTGTGCAGCTGCGCCAACAAAAACAAGTACGTCGTCGACGGCAAGGTCGAAGGAGCCAACAGCATGGTTTACCTCTTCGACGAGAAGGACAACATCCTCGATTCGGCGGCCGTGACCAACGGGGTGTTCCGCTTCGAGGGCGTAGCCGAGAAACCGCAGACGGCCATTCTGCGCGACGCACGCGACGACGGGGCGACGTTCGGCGCCATGCTGATCCTCGAACCGGGCACGATCAACGTGACCGACGACGCACAGAACCCCTACCGCAAGAAGGTGACGGGCACGCCGGCCAACGACGCCAGCGACGCCTACGCCACGGCCGGAAGCGCCCTCGTGCAGGAGTTCCGCAATCCGGAAACCACCGCCGAGCGTCGCGAGGCCATCGAACAGGAGTACGAACAGCTGACCCGCACGGTCCTGGACCAGAACCGCGACAACCTCTTCGGCGTGATGCTGCTGTCCCAGCAGCTCGGCTACGAGCTTTCGGGGCAGGAACTGCTCGACGAGATCGCCAAATTCCCGGCCGAGATGCAGCAGACCGACGCACTGGTGCGGCTCAAGGAGAACGCCGAGCAGATGATCAAGACCGACATCGGCCAGCCGTTCATCGACATCGCACAGCCCAATGCCGACGGCGAGCAGGTATCGCTCGAATCGGTGGTCAGGAATCCGGCGAACAAATATGTCCTGCTCGACTTCTGGGCTTCGTGGTGCGGTCCCTGCATGGGCGAAGTTCCCCACCTGAAGAAGACCTACGACGAGTTCCGCAAGAAGGGTTTCGAAATCTACGGCGTATCGTTCGACGAGGACCGCGGCGACTGGCTCGGCGCCGTCGAGCAGAACGGCATGAACTGGCTGCACGTCAGCGAGGTGAAAGGCTTCGACAACCAAGCCGCCAAGGATTACGCCATCCAGGGCATTCCGTCGAACTTCCTGATCGACGGTCAGGGCACGATCGTCGCCAGGAACCTGCGCGGCGAGGCGCTCTACGAAAAGATCTCGGAACTGCTGGCCCAGTAA
- the lpxD gene encoding UDP-3-O-(3-hydroxymyristoyl)glucosamine N-acyltransferase translates to MMEFTAEMIAGFLGGDIVGNKDAKVHTVSSIEEGRAGSLAYLTNPKYEPFLYTTGASIVLVDRAFEPSQPVAATLVKVDDAGACVLKLLEMYNAAKPRRKGISGRASVSERAQVGQECYIGDFAVVEEEAVIGEGCQIYPQVYVGRGVRIGDNTTLYPGVKIYEGCIVGANCILHAGAVIGADGFGFMPNAAGGFDKIPQLGNVVIEDDVEIGANTCIDRAKTDSTVIRRGVKLDNLIQIGHNVQIGENTVSSAQTGIAGTSKVGRNCFLAGQVGIADHVTIGDRVKVGSKSGLDKNVPDDEIRFGYPALPGMQYHRSAAVFKRLPELAQQVRALEKQLAELTKK, encoded by the coding sequence GCGGCGACATCGTCGGCAACAAGGACGCCAAGGTACACACCGTTTCGTCGATCGAGGAGGGCAGGGCCGGATCGCTGGCCTACCTCACGAACCCCAAATACGAACCGTTTCTCTACACCACGGGCGCGTCAATCGTGCTGGTCGACCGTGCGTTCGAGCCTTCGCAGCCGGTAGCCGCGACGCTCGTCAAGGTGGACGACGCGGGCGCCTGCGTCCTGAAACTGCTCGAAATGTACAACGCCGCCAAACCCCGCCGCAAGGGGATCAGCGGCCGCGCATCGGTCTCGGAACGGGCGCAGGTCGGTCAGGAGTGCTACATCGGCGATTTCGCGGTCGTCGAGGAGGAGGCCGTCATCGGCGAGGGTTGCCAGATCTACCCCCAGGTCTACGTGGGCCGCGGCGTCCGGATCGGCGACAACACCACGCTCTACCCCGGAGTCAAAATCTACGAAGGCTGCATCGTGGGTGCGAACTGCATCCTCCACGCAGGGGCGGTGATCGGCGCCGACGGATTCGGGTTCATGCCCAACGCCGCGGGCGGATTCGACAAGATTCCCCAGCTGGGCAACGTGGTGATCGAGGACGACGTGGAGATCGGCGCCAACACCTGCATCGACCGCGCCAAGACCGACTCGACCGTCATCCGCCGGGGCGTGAAACTCGACAACCTGATCCAGATCGGCCATAACGTGCAGATCGGCGAGAACACCGTGTCGTCGGCCCAGACCGGCATCGCGGGAACTTCGAAGGTCGGCCGCAACTGCTTCCTCGCGGGTCAGGTGGGCATCGCCGACCACGTCACCATCGGCGACCGCGTGAAGGTCGGCTCGAAGAGCGGACTCGACAAGAACGTTCCCGACGACGAAATCCGCTTCGGATACCCCGCCCTCCCGGGCATGCAGTACCACCGTTCGGCAGCCGTGTTCAAACGCCTGCCCGAACTGGCGCAGCAGGTCCGCGCGCTGGAAAAACAACTTGCAGAACTCACAAAAAAATAA